Part of the Candidatus Chlorohelix allophototropha genome, TTTGCTCGCTCAAGTTCATTTCGTTTGAGGCGTTCCTCCTCATAAACGACCTTAAAGTCACGCGCATATATAATCATTTGTTGTTCAAGTTGATTATATTTAGGGTTCATCCACTATTGCCTTATATTATCCAACGCGATAAGAATCAGCTTAACCACTATAATTGTTTCCCGCCTACTGATATAAACGGTAATCCACCGGAATCTTTGCCATTGCTATCTAGGTAGTTCTGCTCAGGCTTACGTATGCCTATTGCCAAGCCTTGTAGGGATGTTGTGCCAGCGCAATATTTTTATACGCGGCAATTTCGGACACATCTTGCCCGATCCAGTTTGGAAGCGGGAAGGTATAATTTTCGTGGGGTATTTCCACCTCTACTACCACCAGCCCGGCATTTTCCCCTTCAAAAACATCCAATTCCCATTTTAAGTTCGGTTCACCCGCTACCGGGAAAATATAACGCCGTTTGACTATCGCTGCCCCTTGGCACAATTTCAGGAGTTGCTCTGCTTCCTCAAAGAGTATCGCGTACTCAAATTCTTCACGGCTAACCAACCCTTTGCCTTTAATAGTCAGGAATGCCTTTTTTAGACCGCTCCCGTCTGTATCGAGCCTGACTCTTACACTTGGCGACCCGAATGATAGATAACCTTGCACTAAATAGTGTCCAAGCGGCAAGGGCGGCAATAGTTCTTCTTTTACAAGGAATTTCCGTTCGATTTCCAACATAGCCTAATAACTTTACTTAACTTATGTTAAAGCTAACATAAATATATTATAGCACAGCCATTATCCTAAATATGGCACAATTTCAATACTACAGTAGGGCGGCTGCAAGTTCGGAAAGGGAGAGT contains:
- a CDS encoding CYTH domain-containing protein, with protein sequence MLEIERKFLVKEELLPPLPLGHYLVQGYLSFGSPSVRVRLDTDGSGLKKAFLTIKGKGLVSREEFEYAILFEEAEQLLKLCQGAAIVKRRYIFPVAGEPNLKWELDVFEGENAGLVVVEVEIPHENYTFPLPNWIGQDVSEIAAYKNIALAQHPYKAWQ